The following are encoded together in the Pedobacter sp. D749 genome:
- the scpB gene encoding SMC-Scp complex subunit ScpB: MPNHNITRHIEALVFSSSQSIDTQEIILALNAVFNEEFTEAQVFESVEQIKEKYSHDDFAIELVFLNNGYQFLTKKDYHETVNQLQLHRSKKKLSQAAMETLAIIAYRQPITKLEIEQIRGVNSDYSVQRLLEKELISIDGKAESPGRPILYSTSTSFMDYFGLNNLNQLPQLKDIVKEENTVGENVE; the protein is encoded by the coding sequence ATGCCCAATCACAACATTACCAGGCACATTGAAGCCCTTGTATTTTCTTCCAGCCAAAGCATAGATACACAAGAAATTATACTTGCCCTAAACGCTGTTTTCAATGAAGAATTTACAGAAGCACAAGTATTCGAAAGCGTAGAACAGATTAAGGAAAAATATAGCCATGATGATTTTGCCATCGAACTGGTCTTCTTAAACAATGGTTACCAGTTTCTCACCAAAAAAGATTATCATGAAACCGTTAACCAACTTCAGTTACATCGCTCAAAAAAAAAACTAAGTCAGGCGGCTATGGAAACGTTAGCCATTATAGCTTACCGCCAGCCCATTACCAAATTAGAAATTGAACAGATTAGGGGTGTAAACTCGGATTATTCAGTGCAACGGCTGCTGGAAAAAGAGTTGATCAGTATTGATGGAAAAGCAGAGAGTCCCGGCAGGCCGATCCTTTACAGCACCAGTACATCATTTATGGATTATTTTGGCTTAAATAACCTAAACCAACTTCCACAGTTAAAAGACATTGTTAAGGAGGAAAATACAGTGGGAGAAAATGTGGAATAA
- a CDS encoding GNAT family N-acetyltransferase yields the protein MQVISVSNTSLKKDFLNTPKILYKNDKNWICPLDSEVENVFNPEKNTFFAHGKCTRWVLKDDTGKLIGRVSAFINEKKAYHYDQPTGGMGFFECIDDEKAAFLLFDTAKNWLAENGMKAMDGPINFGENDTFWGLLVEGFTPPSFGMNYNFPYYQKFFDNYGFVTEYEQLTNHINLTIPFPERFTKIANWVRNKPGYTFEYFSKANSSKYINDLMEIYNDGWQDFENFVPIKRETLEESFKSMEPIMDEHLIQFAYFNGEPASFVVLIPDANQMIKGFDGKLGLIEKLKFAYRRWVGVTRMRAIVMGTKPKFQKHGLESVLFIRLGEYVLPKNQYKELELSWVGDFNEQMIAIHKATGATFGKKHLTMRKIF from the coding sequence ATGCAAGTTATATCGGTAAGCAATACATCATTAAAAAAAGACTTTCTAAACACACCAAAAATCCTATATAAAAACGATAAAAACTGGATCTGTCCATTGGATAGTGAAGTTGAAAATGTTTTTAATCCAGAAAAAAACACTTTTTTTGCACATGGAAAATGTACACGCTGGGTTTTAAAAGACGATACAGGAAAACTAATCGGTCGTGTTTCAGCTTTTATCAATGAGAAAAAAGCCTACCACTATGATCAACCTACAGGTGGCATGGGCTTTTTTGAATGTATTGATGATGAAAAAGCTGCCTTTCTTTTATTCGATACAGCAAAAAACTGGTTAGCCGAAAATGGTATGAAAGCGATGGACGGTCCGATTAATTTTGGCGAAAACGATACCTTCTGGGGCTTATTGGTTGAAGGCTTCACCCCTCCTTCTTTCGGCATGAACTACAACTTTCCCTACTATCAGAAGTTTTTCGATAACTATGGTTTTGTTACCGAATATGAGCAATTAACCAATCACATTAACCTTACTATTCCTTTTCCGGAACGTTTTACAAAAATTGCGAACTGGGTAAGAAATAAACCGGGTTATACTTTCGAATATTTCAGCAAAGCCAATTCCAGCAAGTACATTAATGATTTAATGGAAATTTACAATGATGGCTGGCAGGATTTTGAAAATTTTGTTCCTATTAAAAGAGAAACCCTGGAAGAGAGCTTTAAAAGCATGGAACCCATTATGGATGAGCACCTCATCCAGTTTGCATATTTTAATGGCGAACCAGCATCTTTTGTAGTGTTGATTCCTGATGCAAATCAAATGATCAAAGGTTTTGATGGTAAATTGGGTTTAATTGAAAAATTAAAGTTTGCTTACCGCCGCTGGGTGGGCGTTACCCGCATGAGGGCAATCGTGATGGGCACTAAACCTAAATTCCAAAAACATGGCCTGGAATCAGTTCTTTTTATCCGTTTAGGTGAATATGTACTGCCTAAAAACCAGTACAAAGAACTCGAGTTAAGCTGGGTTGGCGATTTTAATGAACAGATGATTGCTATCCATAAAGCCACAGGTGCTACTTTTGGTAAAAAGCACTTAACCATGCGAAAGATATTTTAA
- a CDS encoding pitrilysin family protein, which yields MVDFNRFTLANGLKVLVHEDATTPMAVLNILYDVGARDEDPEKTGFAHLFEHLMFGGSVNIPNYDEPLQRVGGENNAFTSNDITNYYITLPAENIETAFWLESDRMLSLAFSEKSLDTQRNVVSEEFKQRYLNQPYGDVWLKLRPLAYKKHSYRWATIGKELSHIENATMDDVKAFFKKHYTPQNAILVVGGNVKTEDVKKLAEKWFEPIPAGEKYNRDLVQEEPQTEARQETVRANVPLNAIYMAFKMPGRLNQDYYAFDLLSDILSRGQSSRLYNSLLKEQKLFSDINAYISSSLDPGLFIVEGKLVEGVTIETAEKAIWAELEKLKTELVSESELTKVKNKVESVLVFSEMSLLDKAMNLAYYELLGDAAILNRETEEFLKVEAKDIKRISNETFNHKSSSTLYYLTEENA from the coding sequence ATGGTAGATTTTAATCGTTTTACACTTGCCAATGGTTTAAAAGTTTTGGTGCATGAAGATGCGACAACGCCAATGGCAGTTTTAAATATTTTATATGATGTTGGCGCGCGTGACGAGGACCCAGAAAAAACCGGTTTTGCGCATTTATTTGAACATTTAATGTTCGGCGGATCGGTAAATATTCCGAATTATGATGAGCCTTTGCAGCGCGTAGGTGGTGAGAATAACGCTTTTACGAGCAATGATATTACCAATTATTACATTACGCTGCCTGCAGAAAACATAGAAACGGCATTTTGGCTGGAAAGCGACCGGATGCTGAGCCTGGCTTTTTCTGAAAAAAGTTTAGATACGCAAAGGAATGTAGTAAGCGAGGAGTTTAAGCAACGTTACCTTAACCAGCCTTATGGTGATGTTTGGTTAAAATTGCGTCCGCTGGCTTATAAAAAGCATTCTTACCGCTGGGCAACTATTGGCAAAGAACTTTCGCATATTGAAAATGCAACAATGGATGATGTAAAAGCATTTTTCAAAAAACATTATACACCACAAAATGCAATTTTGGTTGTGGGTGGAAATGTGAAAACCGAAGATGTGAAAAAACTGGCTGAAAAATGGTTTGAACCGATCCCGGCGGGAGAGAAGTACAACCGTGATTTAGTTCAGGAAGAACCGCAAACAGAAGCCAGGCAAGAAACGGTGAGGGCTAACGTACCTTTAAATGCGATTTATATGGCTTTTAAAATGCCGGGGCGATTAAATCAGGATTATTACGCCTTTGATTTATTATCTGATATTTTATCACGTGGACAATCTTCGCGCTTGTATAATAGCTTGTTGAAAGAGCAGAAACTTTTTAGCGATATCAATGCCTATATTTCAAGTAGTTTGGATCCGGGTTTGTTTATTGTTGAGGGTAAACTGGTTGAGGGTGTAACAATTGAAACTGCCGAAAAGGCAATCTGGGCTGAACTGGAAAAATTAAAGACCGAACTGGTTTCTGAAAGTGAATTAACTAAGGTAAAGAACAAGGTAGAATCAGTACTCGTGTTTTCTGAGATGAGCCTGCTTGATAAAGCGATGAACCTGGCGTACTACGAACTATTAGGCGATGCTGCTATATTGAACCGGGAAACCGAAGAATTTTTAAAAGTAGAGGCAAAAGATATCAAAAGGATATCTAACGAAACTTTTAACCATAAATCATCATCTACTTTATATTACTTAACAGAAGAAAATGCTTAA
- a CDS encoding EamA family transporter, producing MTNINKTASPVMVYLAFAIVYIVWGSTYFFIQRALAGFPPFILGAFRFSVAGVLMLTWCKIKGEDIFNLKTIKIATVSGILMLGLGNGIVIWVEQFIPSGLVAIMVASAAIWFVILDKSHWKENLSNKYIVLGLVIGFLGVLLLFGDQIVQALDKPQSNLQIIGMVLLVFGPIAWAGGSLYSKYHPTTGSSVSVNTGWQMLMASLAFIPGGILKSEFKLLDWENISLDAWLSIIYLILFGSIAAFSAYVWLLKVRPATQVSTYAYVNPVVAVLLSLTFTNEVIGLTQVIGLVIILGSVLLINLPKYKNA from the coding sequence ATGACAAATATAAATAAAACGGCATCTCCGGTAATGGTTTACCTGGCTTTTGCTATCGTATACATTGTTTGGGGTTCAACATACTTTTTTATTCAAAGGGCATTGGCTGGTTTTCCGCCATTTATTTTAGGGGCATTCCGTTTTTCTGTTGCGGGAGTGTTGATGTTAACCTGGTGTAAGATTAAGGGAGAAGATATTTTTAACCTAAAAACCATTAAGATTGCTACAGTGAGCGGTATTTTAATGTTGGGCTTGGGTAACGGAATCGTAATTTGGGTAGAACAGTTTATTCCCAGTGGTTTAGTGGCTATTATGGTGGCCTCAGCAGCAATATGGTTTGTTATTTTAGATAAATCGCATTGGAAAGAAAATCTGAGCAATAAGTATATTGTTTTGGGTTTAGTAATTGGCTTTTTAGGCGTTTTGCTCTTATTTGGCGATCAGATTGTACAAGCGCTTGATAAACCACAAAGTAATCTGCAGATTATAGGTATGGTATTACTTGTTTTTGGACCAATAGCATGGGCTGGTGGATCACTTTATTCGAAATACCATCCTACTACAGGCAGTTCGGTTTCTGTTAACACAGGTTGGCAAATGTTAATGGCCAGTTTAGCTTTTATTCCAGGTGGCATTTTGAAGTCAGAATTCAAATTGTTAGACTGGGAAAATATATCATTAGATGCCTGGCTATCTATTATTTACCTGATTCTATTCGGATCCATTGCAGCATTCAGTGCTTATGTATGGTTGCTTAAAGTACGTCCGGCTACACAGGTGAGTACCTATGCTTATGTAAATCCTGTAGTGGCGGTATTGTTAAGTTTAACATTTACCAATGAGGTAATTGGCCTTACGCAGGTGATCGGACTGGTAATTATTTTAGGAAGTGTACTGTTGATTAATCTTCCGAAGTATAAAAACGCGTAG
- a CDS encoding two-component regulator propeller domain-containing protein has translation MALFAEKAILKLNFSRSFIAFLFGIILFSIPKTLLAQTTYLPHYTSKNGLASNNCYYILQDKKGFIWIATDNGLSRFDGTNFQNFTIEDGLPDTQILQMKEDKEGRLWFFALNGQLSYLKEGKFYNQDNDELLKKLNFNTVIVSFLVDKSGRIWLGTNANLIVCWDGKTIKKYISPNQNDKFINAFIHEDEQGNIFAYSDLSVQEFNGKTFSMIRSKVQPLSYMTAANSSHRSLFYLDGGGLKQYTHGNINDLISIPQNLIKNMSGYFYYDVTNKEVWLSNANGAFALDKSGKTVQYLQDISVNQVIKDNNQNMWFATNQGIYMLPNTNNRLSIIDAESGLSSNVIKSITKDGKNRLWLGTDDAVIDVLTINNYQVDEIGLDDFKKYKTIKQITFDPKDQSIYFASDYGMGVFKNIYKSSNEVSYLKESNNSMFVIKHFSVGKNNNHLALALSSGVVFLSDRRTKFEFNAAKYREKEDFFKDRSYHVFYDREGSLWFSNINGLSQFSKGKLIKHYENHPLLTKRINDIQQLADGTLILATDGYGLIFYKNNQITRQITQKDGLTNNVCTKIFVKNSEIWVLTNKGVNKIADYPDQPSVANFDYGKDLLSDDINSLFIDDSTAYFATNKGLILFKYNNKNIVKNLPKVYVTSIIKDNERLPVDQDNFTFETGNNTILFTFSAVDFTTSDITYRYRLNENSAWLETRTRRLDFSSLQPGDYVFEVSAKSQNGNWGAPAKIAFTIKKHFWQSLWFLSILILLVAYIFYKVAVYITRKQKDKEQAQLLLKNKVLMLEQQALQAMMNPHFVFNVMNSIQHYINTQNTASANKVLTGFARLIRKNLEICTKSYISLEEELEYLNLYLKLEKNRFGDKLTYIFNIDEDIDKEETFIPSMLLQPYIENAIWHGIMPKETGGEILINIKLQDEFYLNIEIIDDGIGIDNSLKDKKDTHISKGMQLTKERLHLLGQIGAKPIHLNVRQNTTNGTTVSISIPLK, from the coding sequence ATGGCTTTATTTGCTGAAAAAGCAATCCTGAAATTAAACTTCAGCCGCTCTTTTATTGCTTTTTTATTTGGGATTATTTTATTTAGCATCCCGAAAACGCTACTTGCACAAACCACCTATCTCCCACATTACACCTCCAAAAATGGTTTAGCCAGCAACAACTGTTATTACATTTTACAGGATAAAAAAGGTTTTATCTGGATTGCAACAGATAATGGATTGAGTCGTTTTGATGGCACAAATTTTCAGAATTTCACGATCGAAGACGGACTCCCTGATACGCAGATCTTGCAGATGAAAGAAGACAAAGAAGGCCGCTTGTGGTTTTTTGCCTTAAACGGTCAGCTCAGCTACTTAAAGGAAGGAAAGTTTTACAACCAGGATAATGACGAACTGCTCAAAAAGCTGAACTTTAATACGGTAATCGTTTCCTTTTTAGTAGATAAATCCGGGCGGATCTGGCTTGGAACAAATGCCAACCTGATTGTTTGCTGGGATGGAAAAACCATCAAAAAATACATCTCTCCCAATCAAAATGATAAGTTTATCAATGCCTTTATTCATGAGGATGAGCAAGGTAACATATTTGCATACAGCGACCTAAGTGTGCAGGAATTTAATGGAAAAACTTTTTCCATGATCAGGTCAAAAGTGCAGCCCCTCTCCTACATGACTGCTGCAAATAGCAGCCACAGATCTTTATTTTACCTGGATGGCGGAGGATTAAAACAATATACACACGGAAACATTAACGACCTCATTTCTATCCCTCAGAACCTGATCAAGAACATGTCGGGATATTTTTATTATGATGTTACAAACAAAGAAGTCTGGTTGTCGAATGCTAACGGAGCCTTCGCGCTTGATAAAAGCGGAAAAACAGTCCAATACCTTCAGGATATTTCGGTTAACCAAGTAATTAAGGATAATAATCAGAACATGTGGTTTGCCACCAATCAGGGAATTTACATGCTTCCGAATACGAATAACCGGTTATCGATTATTGATGCAGAATCAGGTCTGAGTAGCAACGTAATCAAAAGCATTACTAAAGATGGAAAAAATCGCCTTTGGCTAGGTACTGATGACGCTGTAATTGACGTATTAACCATCAACAATTATCAGGTAGATGAGATCGGTTTAGACGATTTTAAGAAATACAAAACCATTAAACAGATTACTTTCGACCCAAAAGACCAATCCATATATTTTGCATCCGATTATGGAATGGGTGTTTTCAAAAATATCTATAAAAGCAGTAATGAAGTAAGTTATTTAAAAGAATCGAATAACTCGATGTTCGTAATTAAACACTTTAGCGTAGGTAAAAATAACAATCATCTTGCCCTGGCCCTATCATCAGGTGTTGTTTTCTTATCGGACAGAAGAACAAAATTCGAATTTAATGCCGCAAAATACCGGGAAAAAGAAGATTTCTTTAAAGATCGTTCCTACCATGTTTTTTACGATCGGGAAGGCAGTTTGTGGTTTTCTAATATTAACGGGTTATCTCAATTTTCTAAAGGTAAACTGATTAAACACTACGAAAATCATCCATTGCTGACCAAAAGAATAAACGATATACAACAGCTGGCAGATGGAACACTAATTTTGGCAACGGATGGCTATGGTTTAATCTTTTACAAAAATAACCAGATTACAAGGCAGATCACTCAAAAAGACGGATTGACCAATAATGTCTGCACTAAAATATTCGTAAAAAACAGCGAAATATGGGTGTTAACAAATAAAGGGGTTAACAAAATTGCAGATTATCCCGATCAACCCAGCGTAGCCAATTTTGATTACGGTAAGGATCTTTTGAGTGACGATATCAATAGCTTGTTCATTGATGACAGCACCGCCTATTTTGCAACAAACAAAGGCCTGATCTTATTTAAATATAATAATAAAAACATCGTTAAGAATCTTCCCAAGGTGTACGTTACTTCTATTATTAAAGATAACGAGCGTTTGCCGGTTGATCAGGACAATTTTACTTTCGAAACTGGTAACAATACCATTCTGTTTACCTTTAGCGCAGTTGATTTTACCACCAGCGATATTACCTATCGTTACCGTTTAAATGAAAATTCGGCCTGGTTGGAAACCCGTACCAGGCGATTGGATTTTTCTTCACTGCAACCAGGCGATTATGTATTCGAAGTAAGTGCAAAAAGTCAAAACGGTAATTGGGGCGCCCCGGCAAAAATTGCATTTACAATTAAAAAGCATTTTTGGCAAAGCCTGTGGTTTTTATCTATTTTAATATTACTTGTGGCTTATATCTTTTACAAGGTAGCAGTTTACATTACCCGCAAGCAGAAAGATAAAGAGCAAGCGCAATTGTTATTAAAAAACAAAGTACTCATGCTAGAACAACAGGCTTTGCAGGCGATGATGAATCCACACTTTGTATTTAATGTAATGAACTCCATTCAGCATTACATTAATACGCAGAATACAGCGTCTGCGAATAAAGTCTTAACGGGATTTGCCAGACTGATTAGAAAAAACCTGGAAATCTGTACAAAGAGTTATATATCACTTGAAGAGGAACTTGAATACCTAAACCTCTATCTCAAACTGGAGAAAAACCGGTTTGGTGATAAATTAACCTATATTTTTAATATTGATGAAGATATCGACAAAGAAGAAACCTTTATCCCATCTATGCTGTTGCAACCTTATATAGAAAATGCAATATGGCATGGCATTATGCCAAAAGAAACGGGCGGCGAAATTCTGATCAACATTAAACTTCAGGATGAATTCTACCTCAACATCGAAATTATTGATGATGGGATTGGAATTGATAACTCTTTAAAGGACAAAAAAGACACCCATATCAGCAAAGGTATGCAGTTAACTAAAGAAAGATTGCACCTTTTAGGTCAGATTGGAGCAAAACCTATACACTTAAACGTGAGGCAGAATACCACAAATGGTACAACGGTATCCATTTCTATACCGTTAAAATAG
- a CDS encoding helix-turn-helix domain-containing protein — MKSIGERIKQSRLALGLSQADAAKKLNISTPAFCKIETGQTDLNISRLLQISKTFKVPVVQLIDGQLAGADPSTELAALKKELIEKEEEINKLRKKVIDLYDKLGI; from the coding sequence ATGAAAAGTATTGGAGAACGAATCAAGCAAAGTAGACTGGCTTTAGGGTTAAGTCAGGCTGATGCTGCTAAAAAATTAAATATCTCGACTCCGGCTTTCTGCAAAATAGAAACGGGCCAAACAGATCTCAATATTTCCCGTTTACTCCAGATTTCTAAAACCTTTAAAGTTCCCGTTGTACAATTGATCGATGGCCAATTGGCAGGGGCAGACCCTTCTACAGAATTGGCTGCGCTTAAAAAAGAACTGATCGAAAAGGAAGAAGAAATTAATAAACTTCGTAAAAAGGTTATCGATCTCTATGATAAGCTTGGAATATAA
- a CDS encoding ferritin-like domain-containing protein — protein sequence MNIVNILEEIEKVDGEIYERLNPRRAAMKSFFNMGKKISLAAMPLALGSMFQKAYGQTALPAAVVDVLNFALSLEYLEYHFYNHCIVGKTAGSAVTDVTFNFPNAASQAAITTIRDHEKAHVDLLVGALGSSARAPIAYADTDFRAGGAFASVYSDYNTFLAVAQGFEDTGVRAYKGQAGALLGSPVLQTALQIHSVEARHASHIRQMRTAAGTAVYKPWVSLGASGQANDSGVAAVDAVYAGEDLTVQAGANIVGIGGNAGITKAAAVESFDEPLDKASVVTIANLFLRDGKKL from the coding sequence ATGAATATCGTAAATATATTAGAAGAAATTGAAAAAGTTGACGGCGAAATCTATGAGCGTTTAAATCCGAGAAGGGCCGCAATGAAAAGCTTTTTCAATATGGGCAAAAAAATCTCTTTAGCTGCTATGCCGCTGGCCCTGGGTTCAATGTTTCAAAAAGCGTATGGACAAACAGCATTACCTGCTGCAGTTGTTGATGTATTAAACTTTGCTTTGTCGTTAGAGTATTTGGAATACCATTTTTATAATCACTGTATTGTAGGTAAAACTGCAGGATCGGCAGTAACCGATGTTACCTTTAATTTTCCTAATGCAGCCAGCCAAGCAGCAATTACTACCATTCGTGACCACGAAAAGGCACACGTTGATTTATTAGTAGGTGCTTTGGGAAGTTCTGCCCGTGCACCTATTGCATACGCAGATACCGATTTTAGGGCAGGTGGAGCATTTGCTTCGGTATATTCTGATTATAATACTTTTTTGGCTGTAGCACAAGGTTTTGAAGATACAGGAGTTAGAGCTTACAAAGGTCAGGCAGGAGCCTTACTAGGTAGTCCTGTATTGCAAACAGCTTTACAGATTCACTCGGTTGAGGCACGTCATGCTTCGCACATCCGTCAAATGCGGACAGCAGCTGGTACAGCTGTATATAAACCATGGGTTAGTCTTGGTGCTTCGGGGCAGGCAAATGATTCAGGGGTAGCTGCTGTCGATGCAGTATATGCTGGTGAAGATTTAACCGTACAAGCTGGTGCAAACATTGTGGGAATAGGTGGCAATGCAGGTATAACCAAAGCAGCAGCGGTAGAAAGTTTTGACGAGCCTTTAGATAAAGCGAGTGTAGTAACTATTGCCAACTTATTCTTAAGGGACGGTAAAAAATTATAG
- a CDS encoding CofH family radical SAM protein, protein MNTADLLQRALHFDFLSLEEGVHLYHHADTASLMFVANELRKIQVPSGKVTWQIDRNVNTTNVCIANCKFCNFFRRPGHDESYITDIETYKVKIEETFRLGGDQLLLQGGHHPDLGLAFYADLFKKLKELYPDLKLHALGPPEIAHVAKLEGMTHTEVLKALKEAGMDSLPGAGAEILNDRVRRLISKGKCGGQEWLDVMRACHQLDITTSATMMFGHVETIEERFEHLVWIRQVQSEKPADANGFLAFIPWPFQDDGTLLKRLRGISNNVTADEYIRMIALSRIMLPNIKNIQASWLTVGKSTAQLCLHAGANDFGSIMIEENVVSAAGAPHRFTANGIQQSIKAAGFEPQLRGQKYNYRDLPEHLEEQVITY, encoded by the coding sequence ATGAATACAGCCGATCTACTGCAACGGGCATTACATTTCGATTTTTTGAGCCTTGAAGAAGGAGTACATTTATACCATCATGCCGATACAGCATCGTTAATGTTTGTGGCGAATGAATTGAGAAAGATTCAGGTACCCAGTGGAAAAGTAACCTGGCAGATCGACCGTAATGTAAATACCACCAACGTTTGTATAGCCAACTGTAAATTCTGTAATTTCTTCCGCAGGCCTGGCCACGATGAAAGTTACATTACTGATATTGAAACTTATAAGGTAAAGATTGAAGAGACTTTCCGTTTAGGTGGCGATCAGTTATTATTACAGGGTGGCCACCACCCTGATTTGGGTTTAGCATTTTATGCTGACCTATTCAAAAAACTAAAAGAATTATATCCTGATTTAAAGCTGCACGCTTTAGGTCCACCGGAAATTGCACACGTTGCAAAGTTGGAAGGAATGACGCATACTGAAGTATTAAAAGCGTTAAAAGAAGCTGGTATGGATTCTCTTCCTGGAGCTGGTGCAGAAATTTTGAACGATCGCGTAAGGCGTTTAATCTCGAAAGGTAAATGCGGTGGACAGGAATGGCTTGATGTAATGCGTGCATGCCATCAATTAGATATTACCACATCAGCAACCATGATGTTTGGCCACGTTGAAACCATTGAGGAGCGTTTTGAGCATTTGGTATGGATCCGTCAGGTACAGAGTGAAAAACCAGCCGATGCAAACGGATTTCTGGCCTTTATTCCCTGGCCTTTCCAGGATGATGGCACTTTACTAAAAAGATTACGCGGAATCAGCAACAATGTAACAGCTGATGAATATATCCGTATGATTGCCTTGAGCCGCATCATGTTGCCAAATATCAAAAATATTCAGGCCAGCTGGTTAACCGTTGGAAAATCTACTGCACAGCTTTGTCTACATGCTGGTGCTAACGATTTTGGATCAATCATGATTGAAGAAAACGTAGTATCAGCTGCTGGTGCACCACACCGGTTTACGGCGAATGGTATCCAACAATCCATTAAAGCTGCAGGTTTCGAACCTCAGTTACGTGGACAAAAATACAATTACAGGGATCTACCGGAGCATTTAGAAGAGCAGGTGATCACGTACTAG
- a CDS encoding ferritin-like domain-containing protein — MKNNELETKSELREESLFDKTVGRRSFLQYAGAGAAGIALVAAGCKKDRGYENPTMNGGATLDFKDDIGVLNYAYALEQLEAAFYIQVANSNTQFTGSNAAAKKAYFQDIQFHEIAHREFFKAALTTSAIGSLQVDFSSIDFTSEASVLATAMAFEDLGVSAYNGAGPRLKNATYLLLAGKIVSVEARHAAYVRDLVSNGTFADLNSLASLGANNSAGLDAALTPDKVLAIAGKYVKTKINVINL, encoded by the coding sequence ATGAAAAACAATGAACTAGAAACAAAAAGTGAACTTCGGGAAGAAAGTTTATTTGACAAAACTGTAGGCAGAAGGTCTTTTCTTCAGTATGCAGGTGCAGGTGCTGCAGGAATTGCTTTGGTAGCAGCTGGTTGTAAAAAAGATCGCGGTTATGAAAACCCAACTATGAATGGGGGCGCTACATTGGATTTTAAAGATGATATTGGGGTATTAAATTATGCTTATGCTTTAGAGCAACTGGAAGCTGCATTCTATATTCAGGTTGCCAATAGTAACACCCAATTCACGGGGTCAAATGCTGCAGCAAAAAAGGCATATTTTCAGGATATTCAGTTTCACGAAATTGCACATAGAGAATTTTTCAAAGCAGCCCTAACCACATCTGCAATCGGAAGTTTACAGGTAGATTTCTCATCAATTGATTTTACCAGCGAAGCAAGCGTACTCGCAACTGCAATGGCATTTGAAGATTTGGGGGTATCAGCTTATAATGGTGCCGGACCAAGACTCAAAAATGCAACATATTTGCTGTTAGCCGGTAAGATTGTTTCAGTTGAAGCCCGCCACGCAGCTTATGTACGTGATTTAGTCTCAAATGGAACATTTGCTGATCTCAATAGCCTTGCTTCATTGGGTGCCAATAATTCGGCTGGATTAGATGCAGCTTTAACGCCCGATAAGGTATTAGCCATTGCTGGAAAATATGTTAAAACCAAAATTAATGTAATCAATCTTTAA
- a CDS encoding LytTR family DNA-binding domain-containing protein: MTLLKAIIVDDEEFARSSLFFLLQQNCPQVEITGIARSVAEAKDILAHHPIDLIFLDIAMPGGNGFELIPDAQKHNAAVIFTTAYDQYALKAIKANALDYLLKPIDIDELKIAVDKVFQHIKLFKSQNENDERINNLASSLSSRSEIRKLTLPYGQGFKMIDIDDIIYIEADSNYSIVHLSNHDKITVSKVLREFEELLPGDQFVRIHKSSIINLNHLKEYNSKNGLQVFLKNGESINISRRRASDFFEKIKLFTKANSDH; this comes from the coding sequence ATGACCCTATTAAAAGCCATTATTGTTGACGATGAGGAATTTGCACGCTCATCGCTATTTTTTTTACTGCAACAGAACTGCCCGCAGGTAGAAATTACCGGTATTGCAAGATCTGTAGCGGAGGCAAAAGATATTTTAGCACATCATCCCATTGATCTGATTTTCCTGGATATTGCCATGCCTGGGGGAAATGGCTTTGAACTTATCCCGGATGCACAAAAACACAATGCAGCCGTTATATTTACCACTGCTTACGATCAATATGCACTAAAGGCGATCAAAGCAAATGCACTCGATTATTTGTTAAAGCCAATTGATATTGATGAACTTAAAATAGCTGTAGACAAGGTTTTTCAACATATCAAGCTTTTTAAAAGCCAGAACGAAAACGACGAAAGAATCAATAATCTGGCTTCCAGTTTAAGCTCACGATCAGAAATCAGGAAACTTACACTTCCTTATGGACAGGGTTTTAAAATGATTGATATTGACGATATTATCTACATTGAAGCAGATAGCAATTATTCTATTGTACACTTAAGTAATCATGATAAAATAACGGTTTCGAAAGTTTTACGGGAATTTGAGGAGCTTTTACCCGGCGACCAGTTTGTACGGATCCATAAGTCGAGCATCATCAACCTTAACCATTTAAAAGAGTATAATTCTAAAAACGGACTTCAGGTTTTTTTGAAAAATGGAGAAAGTATTAATATTTCCAGAAGAAGAGCAAGCGATTTTTTTGAAAAAATAAAATTATTTACAAAAGCAAACAGTGATCATTAA